A single genomic interval of Pyrobaculum arsenaticum DSM 13514 harbors:
- a CDS encoding class II aldolase/adducin family protein has translation MSVADEVVRYSRLLYERGHLTLLSGNLSALADGLVVVTPTSFPKPFLEPSDLVWIDMEGRVVRGVRRPTSEWRMHVAVYKARPDVGAVVHTHDVLPVLLAERIDASLLSEAEAYLGSEIAVVPYITPGTAELAEAVASALRKSNVAILKRHGVVAVGRDLAEAVNRVEVVADLAKAAFYNMILGLWSAGRGV, from the coding sequence GTGTCTGTGGCCGACGAGGTTGTTAGGTACTCCCGCCTCCTCTACGAGAGGGGCCACCTCACCCTGCTCTCCGGCAACCTCTCCGCGTTGGCGGACGGGCTTGTGGTTGTGACGCCGACGTCCTTCCCTAAGCCCTTCCTAGAGCCGTCCGACTTGGTTTGGATCGACATGGAGGGGAGGGTGGTGCGCGGCGTAAGGAGGCCCACCAGCGAGTGGAGGATGCACGTGGCTGTGTACAAGGCGAGGCCCGACGTCGGGGCAGTGGTGCACACCCACGACGTGTTGCCCGTCTTGCTCGCGGAGCGGATAGACGCATCCCTACTCTCCGAGGCCGAGGCATACCTAGGCTCGGAGATCGCGGTCGTGCCCTACATAACGCCGGGCACGGCTGAGCTGGCGGAGGCGGTGGCGTCGGCGCTGAGGAAGAGCAACGTGGCTATCCTCAAGCGCCACGGCGTCGTGGCGGTGGGCCGCGACCTAGCAGAGGCGGTGAACCGCGTCGAGGTGGTGGCGGATCTGGCCAAGGCCGCCTTCTACAACATGATACTGGGGCTATGGAGTGCCGGGAGAGGCGTCTAG
- a CDS encoding DUF120 domain-containing protein produces the protein MECRERRLAADLIALSSVEGLPVSEAAKRLCMTRQGLYKLLKQLRAEGYVAEGSVVKLTPKGRDFLSGILRDLLRYFNIASIRLVGRVVSGLGEGAFYISLEGYKRAIEERLGFTPFPGTLNIKLDPQYMPYRRYLDGLPGVVIPGFSNGLRTYGAVKAFRARVNGVEGAVVMPERTHHPTDVIEVVAPVKLRDALGLRDGDVVEVEVLL, from the coding sequence ATGGAGTGCCGGGAGAGGCGTCTAGCCGCCGACCTCATTGCCCTGTCCTCGGTGGAGGGGCTTCCGGTGTCGGAGGCGGCGAAGAGGCTATGCATGACGCGGCAGGGGCTCTACAAGCTTTTAAAACAGCTCAGGGCCGAGGGCTACGTAGCTGAGGGGTCTGTGGTTAAGCTTACGCCTAAGGGGAGGGACTTCCTCAGCGGGATACTGAGGGATCTGCTCCGCTACTTCAACATCGCCTCCATCCGGCTAGTCGGGAGGGTGGTGAGCGGGCTGGGGGAGGGGGCCTTCTACATATCCCTGGAGGGCTACAAAAGAGCCATTGAGGAGAGGTTGGGCTTCACGCCGTTTCCCGGTACGCTGAATATCAAGCTTGACCCGCAGTACATGCCGTACCGCCGCTACTTAGACGGACTTCCGGGAGTTGTGATTCCGGGCTTTTCCAACGGCCTCAGGACCTACGGCGCGGTTAAGGCCTTTAGGGCTAGGGTGAACGGGGTGGAGGGTGCCGTGGTGATGCCTGAGAGGACCCACCACCCCACCGACGTGATTGAGGTGGTCGCCCCAGTGAAGCTCCGCGACGCTCTGGGTCTGAGAGACGGCGACGTCGTCGAGGTGGAGGTGCTGTTGTAG